The DNA segment agttaacccggaagaatgttccattcatttggacagatgactgtgaggagagtttccaaaagcttaaggagtgtctaaccactgcctctgtgttgacactacctatgagtggtgaaggatacaccgtgtactgtgatgcctccagagttggcctagggtgtgtcttgatgtagaatggaaaagtagtggcttatgcttcaagacagctgaagaggcatgagcagaactaccccacccatgacttggaaatggcggctgtaatctttgcactaaaaatctggagacactacctgtatggtgaagtgtgcgagatatacaccgaccataagagtttgaagtacatcttccaacagagggatttaaacttgagacagaggagatggatggagcttctgaaagactatgattgcaccatccagtaccaccctgggaaggccaatgttgtagcagatgctttgagcagaaaatcttctggtagtttggcgcacatttcagtagagaagagaccgttgattcaggaggtacatgagttgatggatcaaggtttaatcctagatctgtcagatgagggggtattgttggctaacttttcagtgaggccagacttgagagacagagtcagagtttcccagcacacagaccaacaattgatgaagatcatagaaagtgtacagcaaggtgaaggtggtgagtttggatttgccaatgatggcacccTAGTGCATGGTtcgaggatatgtgtgcccgatgtggacaatctcagaaatgaaatcatgcaagaggcacactatacactgtacaatgtccacccaggttccaccaaaatgtaccatgatgtgaaagatagctactggtggaatggtatgaagagagacatagcagactttgtgtccaagtgcttgacttgtcagaaggtgaagtttgaacaccagatatcgtcagggaagctacaagagctccctatcctagaatggaagtgggaaatgattactatggattttgtgactgggttgcctcgtaccacgcgaggatatgactcgatatgggaaattgtagaccgtctaaccaaatcagctcacttcttgcctgtaaagactacatactctgtggcacagtatgcccggctctacattcgagaaatagtcagattgcatggagttccggcttccataatatctgacagagggccccagttcacttctcagttttggagaaaattgcaggaggcacttggcacacagttgaacttcagtacggctttccacctcgCATGGACGGTgacgaaaggacaatccaaacactagaagacatgcttcgcatgagtgtcttggattttggaggtcaatgggatgagcagttagctttggtggagtttgcctacaacaacagttatcactccagcatagggatggcaccctatgaggcactatatggaagaaagtgtaggtctcctctgtgttggacggaaatgggggaagcgaaggtgcatgatgtagacctagtacagtacacttcagaggtagttcctttaatcaggaacGCAAAACAAACTTTCaagaggcagaagagttatgcagaccctagacggagggatgtggagtttgcagtaggcgactatgtattcctgaagatttctccaatgaagagagtcatgagatttggaaagaagggcaagttggcacctcggtatatcggaccttttgaggttactgatagagttggagcagttgcctaccggttggagctaccacccaacctttctcacgttcatcctgtgtttcacatctccatgctcaggaaatacattccagatccttctcatgtactacagccggatgtaatagagctaaaagagaacttgacatttgaggagcaacctgtagccatagtggactaccaagtgagacagctaagatccaaacagatccctatggttaaggttttgtggaggagtcagtcagtggaagagtgcacctgggagtcagaatgggacatgcgtagcaagtacccttatttgttcaatgtataatcatgtgctttattctgccttgtgtaaaaatttgaggacgaattttctgtaaggggggaagaatgtaacaccccaaaattttaaattttatgagcatttttggtattttaattttatttaaattttaggaatttttttgagatttttcggattttaaaaatcgggttcgattttccgaaaatataaactttgatgatttttaaaaattaatttaaagaccacgtggcaaaactaaaaatatatttggagtctacgtatttttctgagttttctgaaattttttcggaatttttggacctcgttttcggtcccgatgcagagtaaaaattcaaaattttgtatcttaaatcggaccggccgaatcgaaccggaccggatcgaaccggactgaatcagaccggtcgaatcggatcggaccggtcaaatcgaatcgaatcggaccCCCAGCCTCCCCAGCCAGCTggccgccgccccaaacggccggaaaacgcACGCGAAACGCCCTCCCCTGCGCGCGCGACATTTCGActtccccggccaaaatccggccgatccggccaccaattggaccgggtcttgtgtctaaaatcatctactcgacgagagctttctatagacaccaagaacaccgaaatccaatgagcggtttgtccgatttttgctcgggaagtttttagcccatttcgacttttgggctagatttctcgaaaaccgtgaatcccacgagaaaactgagggtaccagcacgctccactcgtcgagagcttcgcggcgacataaattttgaatttttccaacaccgtttttcggtgggtcccacgaaacttcgcagtgtttttccgagcatttaatgagcttagaaaattctaaaaaatttatgtactaacccccgtgttatgggcttcatgtaggtatcctcaattcgcggaaattcgacagttgtccgggtctgtgaatttccggccagatagacccgttaccggaaaagtccccgaattggatcgaggttttggctaccccccattgtcagacgtcccgagcgcgtccccgaagtcgaaatcggcaaaggtaaacccgaaccttgctttttcataattttctagtgcttaaataggattaaaaatccataaaacattcgtggtagcttagaaaattatgattctttttgcaatagcctagtaatattgctaaggaccgcggggcaaagttttagaatttttagaacttgtttgggcagtttttgcaaaaatgatcaattataaggactaaattgaaattttacatattgtgatggatgactgatttgatgggcccaagaggggctgtgtgatgtgattgagttgtggatatatggattgtgagtatagaagtgtgttttgagcccttttgcaggttgggtaggtcctaggtataggggagactctgccggattttcggcacgacttaggacgtaattggtcttttcttaatttgtattgagtcatttgtattaaataaatataatgtaattgtcaggtgagccgggacagccttcttcctccgcccagccgccacagtgaccgttgttaagtctgtgagtaaaatattaattttaattgtaatttcgatattattatatgatcaagcatgcccatgcatcacttatatgcatatatctatgtagataaactctaggcacgatttatgttgcattcataactgttagcgtgccatggatgttgttgtggtaatttggagcagtgtgcgtgcgttggcgtgcgtgtgatgtggtgtggactatggataggacgtgtagacacggcttgagttcttcactgggacccggtccttcggggtagacacagcttgagttcttcgctgggaccccgatttggttattaagtggaagtccgagctgagttcttcgctggcaccaggttagatttaagagagctgtataggagatcagctcccatatattatgattgatgttacagggtgcgtgagtgctccaaattacctttttgatgttatgatgtgaaaatgttgttgatgttgcatttcactccacaggttgcattagttctagatagttatagagattatggttaaaattgatattttactcactgagtcgaacgctcactcctgtttaaaaatttttccaggccacaggaggatatttttgaggttaacctgctttctccctcgcaggtcgattactaatgtttgtataaacttgctaaatcttagaattttcgcatgtgttagaaatgtttatttgatttgggtctgtaaactaaattattattttggacctgtaaacttaatattctatgtatgtatgatggattggatgagggagctgagctcccatttatttttatgctgatgagtatgtggagggtgagctgagctccccaattgagtatttattgtgtttacaggtcgggtgagttgaaaactccccgttggaaagtccattttatggccggactctgtccgtttggtttcttgaatttgggcccaaatgggccttagagttgggattaatgaacagttaggcttactacggcctcgggggctttaggctggcccaggtcctagtgccagtccggcccataggttgggtcgtgacatatataattttattgaaattgtgtaatatatctaaaatatataaaaatgcaTATTTATAAAATCGATTTTTTGGTTTGATTTCAGTTTGATTCGATATCAATCCGGCTCCAATTCGATTCTTGATGAAGAACCAAAATCGAACCAAAACAGTAAAATAACTTTTGTTTGATTTGGTTTCTACAATAATTATTCTTTTTCAATTTTAGCTCAATTCAATTTGATTATTCGATTCGGTTCAGATCGCTTAGAGTCGTGCACAGCCTATGTAGCACAAATGGTCCTTGGTTGCAACTTGCAAATAGTGACTTGTGTTAACAGGTTTGAAACCTAGCGCCCCTAAcatttatttcataattttttttttttaattgggtaGTTTTGGAAAACCGTTTTAACCTAGTCAGGTTACCTGTTCGTCAATTACCTAATTATTccatatattttttaattgagTAGCtctgaaaaattattttaaatacaaTCGAGTTACTAGTTTGTCAATTATCTGACCGATTTACATCTGTTCACACCAATTTTCTACAAATTAAGGTCTAAtaattgaatcaaattgaatctAGCCTAATTTCTAATTAAACCAGTCAAACCGACTAATTCAATCCAATTTTAACAACTATGGTTATATCTAGTAAGTTTGATTGAAAAGTCCATTTCCTTTTGTTCAATTTACTTTCGATTTTTTTGATGAAAATAATTGAATTAGATTGAAAACCAAAGTTTTCCAAAAGTATTAATCGAACTAAACCGTTATTTACTATATACTCCTTGTTATagttttatttcaatttcaaCGAAGTTACTATGATTGAATTTTAGCCTTTTTAAGTCTTTTGAGTgaaagtttatataaatttagcaAAGTGAATTTACTAaaacaatattaaaattaaatgattttgCTGCAGACAGTGTAGAAattcaatattacaataaatttgGCTTTTTTAACTCCCTATGAAAAaggtttaatcaaattattagaatTTGAATTGAGCACTCCATTTAGTATTTAccaaatattcacatatttactACATTTAGATTATCCAACTGTCTTTCTCAATAATTTACACTACAAAATCCCTCACAGTCAACAGATTCAAACATTTAAAAGGTACAGTCACATTGTTTTTCTGTGCACTCTGGAAAGTGGGAAAATAGCAGTTTGGGAAAATATACATGGCTGTAGAAATCCATGACTATATTATATGTAAACAAAAAGGAAAATGGGAAAATCTCAAATCCATGAAACCATTGCACCAGCAAATGGCATCTATCTACAGCATCAACCTCATTCCAATCCAATTTGTGCCAATTTTATTCATCATTCTGCACATTTTGCAttgacattgaaatcaaatatgtTAGATTAAATGAGTCAAAATCTTTAAAACAAGAAAATATGCAttacaaaaattatttatataataatgagTTAAATTGACACCATCTAATCTATAGCAAACTTTTTTCTTTAttatgatgaaaaagaaaaatcattacTTACCATTTCCATGAATAGCTCTTGTATTCTGTCGTTAAGGTTGCCGTTCCATTGCCGACCTTCTTTCAGCATTCGAGAGCTTCTTGCTTGTCGTCCAAAAAGCTTTGCCATACTAAATGCAGAAAATCTCGTTGTTTGTACTCCTAAAAGCTTTGCTGTGCTTAATACTCCTTGAGCAAAAAACTTCATCTTGGGGCATTTTATAACAATCATTTCTTCCAAAGACGGGAAATTGAAGGCATGATTACCAGAGCAGAAGCTTGCGAGGCATGGTAAACAATCAAGCTCCAAATATTCTAGTTTGCTGAAACAAATCTCATCTTCTACTCCATCTCCTTCACTTGCTATTATTTGTTGTAGCATTTCGCATTCGTTTACACTCATTCTTTGGAGTTGCCCCAGACTTCTAGCTGTTGACAGAGGTATCAAATTTACTAATCCATGACATTTTGATATTGTTAGAGTTGTCAGATTTGGGAAAGATATTGAGGATGGGACTAAAACTTTCAGCCTGCCACATTCTACTacttttaaacttttcaaaaatTGAAATGCTGAGATTGTTTGCGAGTAGTCATTCTCCGCCAAGTGCTTGAGCTTTGGTAGTTTAGACAGCTCTAGGAACTGAAGATATCTATGCTCATCAGTTCTCACTTGATGCAGGAATATTTCTTCAATTAAGGAATCAGAAAGAACAAGTATCCTTAGATTGGGTAACCTTTGAAAAAAATCAGAAGGGAAAATTGCACTTTCGCCAGGAAAGCAAGTCAGCTCAATGCTACTAAGCTTATATTGAAATTTGTGACACCATATCTCCATCAAGTCGCTCCATGCCACCCTCAGTATGTGTAACCTTTGGACTGCAACCTGTATATTAAaccaaattaatttgaaatacttatgaagataccaattaCTAGTACAAGTAGGAAATAccattttattatttattgttaACACATTTTAGTTAATTCCAATTTATCATAAGTATTCAAAAGattttaactaatttttattgattttttttttttgaaaaaaaggaATATGGAGATCAGGAAAGtatcaatataattattttagctTTGATTaagatgttaaaattattttctttctttttatggaTTTAAAATTAACGAGTAAAGAAGAAATATTTGATCAAAAAATCTACAAAAGTAATTTATGTGAAAAAATAATCTACAGATATAATGAATTTAATATTTTGAAATGttagttttttattttaaaaaacaataaaaatgaaaaaaaaaatgtataaaaaGCCTTGCCATCTACCAAGGCAGCTCTTAAACGATGTAGTCAATGATGTAAtgattgatttaaataaaaattttgattaattttgcCAAATTGGTAAAATTGATTGAATTCTATAATATCAAAAGGTTCAAATTTTCAATAAGAAACGTTTTCATTTGGAACACAGAAAAAATGTGGGAAGTTCACGAATGAAAGAAtggattatttttaatatttaatataaatgacaTGAACGagtgataaaagaaaaaaatggtgATGATATATAAAAGAATGAAACGTGCAGTGCAAAAGACCTTCAAAACTGACCTTGCCATTGAAAACGTGTGCTGCAGGCAAATCAGAATCTCCTTCGCCAATTCTTTCTTTGTTTTCCTCTACATTCATGCTTGAATCTTGTTCCCTTGAAAATGTGGAAGCAAGTATCTTCATCTTTGGGCAGTCAACTGCAGATATATCTTCCAAGGACGGACATTCCAAAATGTCACTTCCTGAATAAAAACATTGTAGGCTAGGCAAATGCTCAAGATCAATGAAGTATAAAGAAGGGAAGATAGTTTTATCCCAGCCTTCTTCCTGCTCTTCTTCTTTTGTGATGATTTCTTCTACCAAAGCACACCCCTTTATTTTCATCCAACGTAGACTTACAAGCCCCATAGCCATCGAAAGAGTAAATATATTTGTCAAGTTGCCACAGTTATGAATTTCTAATGACATTAGATTTTGAAAGCACAAAATTCTTTGGGCTTCTATGCTCCATAAATGCCTCAACCTTTTGTACGAGGAGCTAAAAGCAAGTGAGGTGAAGAGAAAGAAAGCAGAAACTGAATAAAGAGAAAGGGAAAACGCATGTAGTCTTATTAAGAACGCATAAAACCTTCTAATTCTTTTTCATTGACAAGGCATGCGTTGAGCCATTATACGACAGATTATATTAATGTCCATTGTAgccattgagaaataaatgaattaagaaaATTAAGGATCAAAGTGACCTAAAGTAGCAACTTGTTGAATTGCTTGTGCTTCTCCTGTCCTACATGCTTACTCCTTTTTCTCTGTTTGTTTCATTTCGAAAGCCATTCTTTTACAATTATCTATTTCTCTACATCGTAAAACTATTTATGATTTAACCATGTTGGGCATCACACTTACCCTAACAGGTGGGACATATTTCTCTCCAATAAAGGCTGAGACACGGCGACTAAAAAATTAACCATTTTTAACTGAGCAGGTTAAAtggagaaaaattaaataaagaaaaaaatatatttaatttattttatattatttaaagattattaaaagattaaaatatatatatatatatatatattttttaaattattatattctcacatttttcttATCTCTATTGTATCGTAGGAcaacatttaaatatttttaatataaataacccTTTTTTCTCACAATTTCTTATTgatttaaagaaaaatattttaaattaattataaaagaaTTGAGAAATATAATTCCTCGTTTATttgatatttaaataaaaaattcttaaaaattaaattccCTTTCTTTTATTTCCCTCGATCCAATCAAAAGTAATGCTTTTCACCAAGTTGCACCAAGTGGGAGTATATGTCTGCCACTGCACCTACTACTGttgttattattaaaaaatatatatatgtgtacCAAATCATGGCAGCATCAATTCCATGCAGATTCACTTCAAGAGCCACATCTTCTTCAATACCAACTCAAATTGAGTTCCCATTTTTGCATTATAAAGTAGACATCCGTTGCTGAAAATTTCAGATTAAAATTAGTaaagatttataaaaaaaaaaatttataacgggATCAATTGTATGACCCTATTTGACAGCTTAATTATTACTGACTTaaaaattcattatttttttatttgagatCCGAATCAAATTTAGTTTATTGTGGATCAAAAttaggtttttaatttttttttttcaaaggtaAGAGTACACGCATGCACAGATTAGAGAAATGATTGAATTTCTATTAAAATcatgataattttaataaaatttttgatt comes from the Hevea brasiliensis isolate MT/VB/25A 57/8 chromosome 5, ASM3005281v1, whole genome shotgun sequence genome and includes:
- the LOC110646588 gene encoding uncharacterized protein LOC110646588; the encoded protein is MSLEIHNCGNLTNIFTLSMAMGLVSLRWMKIKGCALVEEIITKEEEQEEGWDKTIFPSLYFIDLEHLPSLQCFYSGSDILECPSLEDISAVDCPKMKILASTFSREQDSSMNVEENKERIGEGDSDLPAAHVFNGKVAVQRLHILRVAWSDLMEIWCHKFQYKLSSIELTCFPGESAIFPSDFFQRLPNLRILVLSDSLIEEIFLHQVRTDEHRYLQFLELSKLPKLKHLAENDYSQTISAFQFLKSLKVVECGRLKVLVPSSISFPNLTTLTISKCHGLVNLIPLSTARSLGQLQRMSVNECEMLQQIIASEGDGVEDEICFSKLEYLELDCLPCLASFCSGNHAFNFPSLEEMIVIKCPKMKFFAQGVLSTAKLLGVQTTRFSAFSMAKLFGRQARSSRMLKEGRQWNGNLNDRIQELFMEMNDE